In one Thermanaerovibrio velox DSM 12556 genomic region, the following are encoded:
- the fliR gene encoding flagellar biosynthetic protein FliR: MNYEEIVNLILVYLLCSLRLTGLIFANPLFSLPSWPMPVKLWLALMLALVMVPSANPQVPVALLSTWTGVTFFAVREFLIGASVGFLAALPLYALQLSGYMEGSQMGLAMATLFDPAQEGSVALVGQMKYLLGIWFLFHWNGHLLLVEALDRSFALVPLGKGFTGIPASQPLGRWLTELFLLGIRLSLPIMGALLLADIGLGFVARTVPQMNVFILGIPLKIGLGLILLMVVMPLTVDLFYGYVSRALVWALEGTVLWR; the protein is encoded by the coding sequence ATGAACTACGAGGAAATAGTCAACCTCATCCTCGTGTACCTCCTGTGTTCCCTCCGGTTAACCGGGCTCATATTCGCGAATCCCCTTTTCTCCCTGCCCTCCTGGCCCATGCCGGTTAAACTTTGGCTTGCCCTGATGTTGGCGTTGGTCATGGTGCCCTCTGCGAACCCGCAGGTACCGGTGGCGTTGCTCTCCACATGGACGGGGGTGACGTTCTTCGCCGTAAGGGAGTTCCTCATAGGGGCTTCGGTGGGGTTCCTGGCCGCCCTTCCCCTGTACGCCCTTCAGCTCTCCGGCTACATGGAGGGGAGCCAGATGGGGCTTGCCATGGCCACCCTGTTCGATCCCGCCCAGGAGGGGAGCGTGGCGCTGGTGGGGCAGATGAAGTATCTGCTTGGGATATGGTTCCTCTTCCACTGGAACGGGCATCTGCTGCTGGTGGAGGCCCTTGACAGGAGCTTTGCCCTGGTGCCCCTGGGTAAGGGGTTCACGGGCATCCCCGCGTCCCAGCCCCTGGGGAGGTGGCTGACGGAGCTGTTCCTGTTGGGCATACGGCTGTCTCTTCCCATCATGGGGGCCCTCCTTTTAGCGGACATAGGCCTTGGGTTCGTGGCCCGCACGGTGCCCCAGATGAACGTGTTCATCCTGGGCATACCGCTCAAGATAGGTCTTGGCCTCATCCTGCTGATGGTGGTGATGCCCTTAACGGTGGACCTCTTCTACGGCTACGTGAGCAGGGCGCTGGTGTGGGCCCTGGAGGGGACCGTCCTTTGGCGTTGA
- a CDS encoding flagellar motor switch protein FliM encodes MVPEVLSQNEIDSLLQALSSGSVDLASIEKQDDRKIKIYDFRRPDKFSKDQLRAIQMIHDSFARQLTTSLSTLVRSMVSAEVVSVDQLAYDEFIRSLVQPTVMGVLEMYPLSGNAVLEMNPHLVFSIIDRMLGGKGGAHKEAQGSHGHRAHGGRAGDAEDTGAS; translated from the coding sequence GTGGTACCGGAGGTTCTTTCCCAGAACGAGATAGACTCCCTTCTGCAGGCCCTTTCCAGCGGGAGCGTGGACCTGGCGTCCATAGAGAAGCAGGACGACAGGAAGATAAAGATTTATGATTTTAGAAGGCCCGACAAGTTCAGCAAGGACCAGCTTAGGGCCATCCAGATGATCCACGACTCCTTTGCCCGGCAGCTGACCACGTCGCTGTCTACTTTGGTCAGGTCCATGGTCTCCGCGGAGGTGGTGTCCGTGGACCAGCTGGCGTACGACGAGTTCATAAGGTCCCTTGTGCAGCCCACGGTGATGGGGGTGCTTGAGATGTACCCCTTGAGCGGCAACGCGGTGTTGGAGATGAACCCTCATCTGGTGTTCTCCATAATAGACAGGATGCTTGGGGGCAAGGGGGGAGCCCATAAGGAAGCCCAGGGATCTCACGGACATAGAGCGCACGGTGGTAGAGCGGGTGATGCTGAAGATACTGGAGCATCTTGA
- the flhA gene encoding flagellar biosynthesis protein FlhA yields the protein MGGSASVSSKVMRYADVGMAVLLVLIVGMMIIPLPTWLLDVLLALNITFGVVILLSTFYVKQALEISAFPTILLMATLFRLALNVSTTRLVLLNGYAGEIINAFGNFVVGGNYVVGGVVFLILVIIQFLVITKGAERVAEVAARFTLDAMPGKQMAIDADLNAGMIDEQEARRRRANVQREADFYGAMDGASKFVKGDAIAGLIITTINILGGLAIGVLQRGMELKQALGTYSLLTVGDGLVAQIPALLLSTATGIIVTRAAGESDLGKEMVSSLTRNHRPLYIGSGLLFALAAVPGLPTIPFGLLGAGMAAMAYGVQREAASSEVVPDSGRQPSAGGKPGAAAPPPPSAPSSGPENVLPLLTVDPMEVEIGYALIPLVDPSQGGDMLERIGTIRRQMAMDLGLVVPPIRIRDNIQLKPTEYLIRVKGAEVGRGELLPDHYLAMSTGGEDLLVGIPTKEPAFGLPAVWISPEIRDQAEGLGYTVVDCPSVLATHLSEVIKRYGADLITRQEVQKLVDLVGESNPAITKDLLEVLSLGDVQKVLQGLIREQVSIRDLVTIFETLADHGRYTKSTDYLLERTREALSRVITLRLQDQEGVLGVYTLSPRWEQRIKESMKGDLMQGWQLNMPPKEMQDLMQAIASAAEAMAMGGITPVLLAHPDVRLVVRRIVEGSLPQLFVVSYNEIAPSTQLRSLGVVE from the coding sequence ATGGGAGGTTCCGCTTCGGTTTCCAGCAAGGTGATGAGGTACGCGGACGTGGGAATGGCGGTGCTGTTGGTGTTGATCGTGGGGATGATGATAATCCCCCTTCCCACGTGGCTTTTGGATGTGCTTTTGGCGCTCAACATAACCTTTGGGGTTGTGATACTGTTGAGCACCTTTTACGTTAAGCAGGCCCTGGAGATATCCGCGTTTCCCACGATACTTCTTATGGCCACGCTGTTCCGGCTGGCCCTCAACGTTTCCACCACCAGGCTGGTGCTGCTAAACGGTTATGCGGGGGAGATAATCAACGCCTTTGGGAACTTCGTGGTTGGTGGCAACTACGTGGTGGGAGGCGTGGTGTTCCTCATCTTGGTGATCATCCAGTTCCTGGTGATAACCAAGGGGGCCGAGCGGGTGGCGGAGGTGGCGGCTCGTTTCACCTTGGACGCCATGCCGGGCAAGCAGATGGCCATAGACGCGGACCTGAACGCGGGGATGATAGACGAGCAGGAGGCCCGCCGCAGGAGGGCGAACGTGCAGCGGGAGGCGGACTTTTACGGTGCCATGGACGGTGCCTCGAAGTTCGTAAAGGGGGATGCCATAGCGGGGCTCATCATAACCACCATAAACATACTGGGTGGTCTTGCCATAGGGGTCCTTCAGAGGGGTATGGAGCTCAAGCAGGCCCTTGGGACCTACAGCCTTTTGACCGTTGGAGACGGCTTGGTGGCCCAGATACCGGCCCTTTTGCTTTCCACCGCCACGGGCATCATCGTTACCAGGGCGGCGGGGGAGAGCGACCTTGGCAAGGAGATGGTGTCGTCGCTCACCAGGAACCACCGTCCCCTTTACATAGGTTCCGGTCTCCTCTTCGCCCTTGCGGCGGTTCCTGGCCTTCCTACGATACCCTTCGGGCTTCTTGGGGCCGGCATGGCCGCCATGGCCTACGGGGTTCAGCGGGAGGCGGCGTCCTCCGAAGTGGTCCCCGACTCAGGCAGGCAGCCCTCCGCCGGGGGCAAGCCCGGGGCGGCCGCCCCGCCGCCCCCTTCCGCCCCTTCGTCGGGGCCCGAGAACGTGCTGCCCCTTCTCACCGTGGACCCCATGGAGGTGGAGATAGGTTATGCCCTGATACCCCTGGTTGATCCGTCCCAGGGGGGAGACATGTTGGAGAGGATAGGCACCATAAGGCGCCAGATGGCCATGGACCTTGGCCTTGTGGTGCCCCCCATAAGGATAAGGGACAACATCCAGCTCAAGCCCACCGAGTACCTTATAAGGGTGAAGGGTGCGGAGGTGGGCAGGGGGGAGCTGCTGCCGGATCACTACCTTGCCATGAGCACCGGAGGGGAGGACCTGCTGGTGGGGATCCCCACCAAGGAGCCTGCCTTCGGGCTTCCGGCGGTTTGGATATCCCCGGAGATAAGAGACCAGGCGGAGGGGCTGGGCTACACGGTGGTGGACTGTCCGTCGGTGCTGGCCACGCACCTGTCGGAGGTCATAAAGCGATACGGGGCGGACCTTATCACCCGCCAGGAGGTTCAGAAGCTGGTGGATCTGGTGGGGGAGTCCAACCCCGCCATAACCAAGGACCTTCTGGAGGTGCTGAGCCTTGGGGACGTGCAGAAGGTCTTGCAGGGGCTCATAAGGGAGCAGGTGTCCATAAGGGACCTGGTCACCATATTCGAGACCTTGGCGGACCACGGCCGTTACACCAAGAGCACCGATTATCTCTTGGAGAGGACCCGGGAGGCCCTTTCCAGGGTCATAACGCTTCGGCTTCAGGATCAGGAGGGGGTGCTTGGTGTGTACACCTTGTCCCCCCGCTGGGAGCAGCGCATTAAGGAGTCCATGAAGGGTGATCTGATGCAGGGTTGGCAGCTTAACATGCCGCCCAAGGAGATGCAGGATCTCATGCAGGCCATAGCCTCTGCGGCGGAGGCCATGGCCATGGGTGGAATAACGCCGGTGCTGCTCGCCCACCCGGACGTTCGTTTGGTGGTTCGACGCATAGTGGAGGGGAGCTTGCCTCAGCTCTTCGTGGTAAGCTATAACGAGATAGCCCCTTCAACTCAGCTGAGATCCTTGGGAGTGGTGGAGTAG
- the fliN gene encoding flagellar motor switch protein FliN, translating into MGEDFLSQDEIDALLSGGKPSSGGGGGGGITLDEMEVLKEVASTAASSVGGVMGMLAGRSVSVSVGLCESAPQNSVVEKVGAMSIFAFSMVWDGLDDAPARLVTTDRGALTLADLMMGGDAKELPEEPNDLYLSAAQEGFSQLIGSALTSISGMLKGARLAPKNTSGGLSDFSWVPFDSLPVTEEAWVSRLDVEVEGVEPFSIFLVLPAGSAKELANRIREASAHQEKPQEAPRPAHSPQPSPSRAPQTVPEASFAPRSASISTAPVDVRPAEFAPLGGQEVAVSSSAIDLIADIPVRITVELGRARKTIADILNMSPGSVVELNRMAGEPVDVLVNGKLIARGEVVVIDESFGVRITEIVSRVERIRSMGV; encoded by the coding sequence ATGGGCGAGGATTTCCTTAGCCAGGACGAGATAGATGCCCTTCTGAGCGGAGGCAAGCCTTCTTCAGGGGGTGGTGGGGGCGGGGGAATAACCCTGGACGAGATGGAGGTGCTCAAGGAGGTGGCCTCCACCGCCGCGTCCTCCGTGGGTGGAGTGATGGGCATGTTGGCCGGGAGGTCCGTATCCGTTTCGGTGGGGCTGTGCGAGTCCGCTCCCCAGAACTCGGTGGTGGAGAAGGTGGGGGCCATGTCCATCTTCGCCTTCTCCATGGTCTGGGACGGCCTTGACGACGCTCCTGCCAGGCTTGTGACCACCGACCGAGGGGCGTTGACCCTGGCGGACCTGATGATGGGGGGGGACGCCAAGGAGCTGCCGGAGGAGCCGAACGACCTTTACCTATCCGCTGCCCAGGAGGGGTTCAGCCAGTTGATAGGCTCTGCCCTCACCAGCATAAGCGGGATGTTGAAGGGGGCCCGGCTTGCTCCGAAGAACACATCCGGTGGGCTTTCGGACTTTTCTTGGGTGCCCTTCGACTCCCTGCCGGTGACGGAGGAGGCTTGGGTATCCCGGCTGGACGTGGAGGTCGAAGGGGTGGAGCCCTTCTCGATCTTCCTCGTGTTGCCCGCGGGCAGCGCCAAGGAGCTGGCGAACCGCATAAGGGAGGCTTCTGCCCACCAGGAGAAGCCCCAGGAGGCGCCTCGGCCTGCCCATTCGCCTCAGCCGAGTCCCTCCAGGGCTCCCCAGACGGTTCCGGAGGCGTCGTTCGCTCCTAGAAGCGCTTCGATCTCCACTGCTCCGGTGGATGTGCGTCCTGCGGAGTTCGCCCCCCTGGGTGGCCAAGAGGTGGCGGTTTCATCCAGCGCTATTGACCTAATAGCGGATATTCCTGTTAGAATAACGGTTGAGCTCGGCAGGGCCAGAAAGACCATCGCGGACATATTGAACATGAGCCCCGGCTCCGTGGTAGAATTGAACCGGATGGCCGGTGAACCGGTTGACGTGTTGGTCAACGGGAAGCTCATAGCCAGGGGCGAGGTCGTGGTCATAGACGAGAGCTTCGGGGTGAGGATAACCGAGATCGTAAGCCGGGTGGAGCGGATCCGCTCCATGGGCGTCTAA
- the flhB gene encoding flagellar biosynthesis protein FlhB, with protein sequence MALRCTRVFALDGLDKTLLFPIDVQFFAEEKSEPATPRKRQKAREEGQVTKSQDLTAAVVIASGLIGVLVFGGFFMGNLTRLFEVTMGYLKEPSMGTQRWLLLPSVRALYSYFLVWLPLGLICALSALGLLAYQVGFLFTSKPLVPNLNRLNPVSGMKKMFSGRSFVEMLKGVVKAGILIMMLYGALKHDLVTLVGAVGQPFVEGLGTVMWRVWVLSMKMTLMLLVLGLFDYAYQRWEFERSIRMSKQEIKEEYKQMEGDPLIKRRIRQRQRELAQRRMMSDVPKADVVITNPVHVAVALNYDRKVSDAPVLLAKGQGLIAERIRELARENRVPVVQNPPLARAIYSQVEIGEEIPEGLYKAVAEVLAFVYRLRGRRG encoded by the coding sequence TTGGCGTTGAGGTGTACTCGGGTCTTTGCCTTGGATGGGCTGGATAAGACCCTGCTGTTCCCCATCGATGTACAGTTCTTCGCGGAGGAGAAGTCCGAGCCCGCCACCCCCAGGAAGAGGCAGAAGGCCCGGGAGGAGGGGCAGGTCACCAAAAGCCAGGACCTAACCGCGGCGGTGGTCATAGCCTCGGGTCTTATAGGGGTTCTGGTTTTCGGGGGTTTCTTCATGGGGAACCTGACGAGGCTCTTTGAGGTGACCATGGGGTATCTCAAGGAGCCCTCCATGGGGACCCAGCGTTGGCTTCTTCTCCCCTCGGTGAGGGCTTTGTACTCTTACTTCCTGGTCTGGCTGCCCTTGGGCCTTATATGTGCCCTGTCGGCCCTGGGGCTTTTAGCCTACCAGGTGGGCTTTCTTTTCACCTCCAAACCCCTGGTCCCGAACCTCAACAGGCTGAACCCCGTGAGCGGGATGAAGAAGATGTTCTCCGGCCGGTCCTTTGTGGAGATGCTGAAGGGGGTCGTAAAGGCGGGGATACTGATCATGATGCTCTACGGGGCGCTGAAGCATGACCTGGTGACCCTGGTGGGGGCGGTGGGGCAGCCCTTTGTGGAGGGGCTTGGGACGGTCATGTGGCGGGTCTGGGTGTTGAGCATGAAGATGACCCTGATGCTCTTGGTGCTTGGGCTCTTCGATTACGCTTATCAGAGGTGGGAGTTTGAAAGGTCCATAAGGATGTCGAAACAGGAGATAAAGGAAGAGTACAAGCAGATGGAGGGAGATCCCCTCATAAAGCGTCGCATAAGGCAGAGGCAGAGGGAACTGGCCCAGCGGAGGATGATGTCCGACGTTCCCAAGGCGGACGTGGTCATAACCAACCCGGTCCACGTGGCGGTGGCGCTGAACTACGACAGGAAGGTTTCGGACGCTCCGGTGCTGCTCGCCAAGGGGCAGGGCCTTATAGCTGAGCGGATCAGGGAGCTGGCCAGGGAGAACCGGGTGCCGGTGGTTCAGAACCCCCCGCTTGCCAGGGCCATATACTCCCAGGTGGAGATAGGGGAGGAGATCCCCGAGGGGCTGTACAAGGCGGTTGCGGAAGTGCTGGCCTTCGTGTACCGTTTGAGGGGGCGCAGGGGATGA
- the fliP gene encoding flagellar type III secretion system pore protein FliP (The bacterial flagellar biogenesis protein FliP forms a type III secretion system (T3SS)-type pore required for flagellar assembly.), protein MGLNLNRGVFLGVLVGLLWAGCALAQPTPPALPIPALRIGVEAARNQQDVALTLQIVALMTVLSMAPAIVLMLTSFTRILVVLGFVRNAMGLQQMPPNQVIASLALFLTFFTMAPVWDQVYKGALVPYMRGQISAERAFQGAEGPVRSFMLRQTRERELSLMVRLAKMKQPKNQEEVPTRVLIPAFILSELKTAFQMGVVIFIPFIVVDMIVSSVLMSMGMIMLPPMMISLPFKVLLFVMADGWDLVIASLVTSFK, encoded by the coding sequence ATGGGGTTGAACCTTAATCGTGGGGTCTTTTTGGGGGTGCTCGTTGGGCTTTTATGGGCCGGTTGTGCGCTTGCCCAGCCGACCCCTCCTGCCCTGCCAATACCGGCCTTGAGGATCGGGGTGGAGGCGGCGCGGAATCAGCAGGACGTGGCCTTGACGCTGCAGATAGTGGCGTTGATGACCGTTTTGAGCATGGCCCCCGCCATAGTGCTCATGCTGACCAGCTTCACCAGGATACTGGTGGTCCTGGGGTTCGTCAGGAACGCCATGGGGCTCCAGCAGATGCCGCCGAACCAGGTGATAGCATCCCTGGCGCTGTTCCTCACCTTTTTCACCATGGCTCCCGTGTGGGACCAGGTTTACAAGGGGGCTTTGGTGCCCTACATGAGGGGGCAGATATCCGCGGAGCGGGCCTTCCAAGGGGCGGAGGGGCCGGTAAGGTCGTTCATGCTCCGTCAGACCAGGGAACGGGAGCTGTCCCTCATGGTGAGGCTTGCTAAGATGAAGCAGCCCAAGAACCAGGAGGAGGTCCCCACAAGGGTGCTCATCCCGGCCTTCATCCTGAGCGAGCTAAAGACCGCCTTTCAGATGGGGGTGGTGATATTCATACCGTTCATCGTGGTGGACATGATAGTCTCCAGCGTGCTCATGAGCATGGGCATGATAATGCTGCCCCCCATGATGATATCCCTGCCCTTCAAGGTGCTGCTCTTCGTCATGGCGGACGGATGGGACCTGGTTATAGCCAGCCTCGTAACCAGCTTTAAGTGA
- the fliQ gene encoding flagellar biosynthesis protein FliQ: MGTLSVADAFRQALWVSMVSSMPILVIAMLVGLVIGIVQTATSIQEQTLAFIPKILAVFLGLLLLGPWMGRTVLDMTRFLFESLYRFVS; the protein is encoded by the coding sequence GTGGGGACCCTGAGCGTGGCGGACGCCTTCAGGCAAGCCTTGTGGGTGTCCATGGTAAGCAGCATGCCCATACTGGTGATCGCCATGCTGGTGGGGCTGGTGATAGGGATAGTCCAGACCGCCACCTCCATCCAGGAGCAGACCTTGGCGTTCATCCCCAAGATCCTGGCGGTCTTCCTGGGGTTGCTCCTTCTGGGCCCATGGATGGGTAGGACCGTGCTTGACATGACCCGTTTCCTGTTCGAGTCCCTCTACAGGTTTGTGTCATGA
- a CDS encoding flagellar motor switch protein FliM, translating into MGARGEPIRKPRDLTDIERTVVERVMLKILEHLEESWSTVVDIRFRFESMESNPFFVQICPGTDMVLLVTLKIQVGETEGIMNLCIPYFVMEPMIDKLSSQHWFASTGRKNLEGAREAIEARLHQVSVPMALELGHTVLTIGDVLQLREGDVIRLDGKTSDPLGLRVGNMIKFLCEAGTFEKHYAARILEVLSDEGLAHHGED; encoded by the coding sequence TTGGGGGCAAGGGGGGAGCCCATAAGGAAGCCCAGGGATCTCACGGACATAGAGCGCACGGTGGTAGAGCGGGTGATGCTGAAGATACTGGAGCATCTTGAGGAGAGCTGGAGCACCGTGGTGGACATAAGGTTTCGGTTTGAGAGCATGGAGAGCAATCCCTTCTTCGTGCAGATATGTCCCGGTACCGACATGGTCCTCTTGGTCACGTTGAAGATCCAGGTGGGGGAGACGGAGGGCATAATGAACCTTTGTATTCCCTACTTTGTGATGGAACCCATGATAGACAAGCTGTCGTCCCAGCACTGGTTTGCCTCTACGGGTAGGAAGAACCTGGAGGGGGCCAGGGAGGCCATAGAGGCGAGGCTTCATCAGGTTTCGGTGCCCATGGCTTTGGAGCTGGGTCACACGGTGCTCACCATTGGGGACGTGCTTCAGCTTCGGGAGGGGGACGTCATCCGGCTTGACGGTAAGACCTCTGATCCCTTGGGACTCCGGGTTGGCAACATGATCAAGTTCCTGTGTGAGGCGGGAACCTTTGAAAAGCACTATGCGGCGAGGATCCTCGAGGTACTGAGCGACGAGGGGCTCGCCCATCACGGGGAGGATTAA
- a CDS encoding OmpA/MotB family protein: MARKKKQPEGSAGAPLFMATYGDMVTLLLTFFVFLYSFSSIDVQKFQKMMFSFQGALGVLPGGKTIQEGAGVYAGRVGQDAGDAPKRTQEFKEGIAKQLQALAKEQGLQDQMIVQINQRGVTVSLSEQFLFAPGSAELSPLARRLLFKVGQVLVGVRYPISFEGHTDNTPLEGGPYGDNWGLSAARAASVASYMVNRVGLSDRNVQAVGYGSSKPLVPNDTPEHRALNRRVDLVILTDNSL; encoded by the coding sequence TTGGCCCGTAAGAAGAAGCAGCCCGAGGGTTCCGCAGGGGCCCCTCTTTTCATGGCCACCTATGGGGACATGGTCACGTTGCTTTTGACGTTCTTCGTGTTCCTGTACTCCTTTTCCTCCATAGACGTGCAGAAGTTTCAGAAGATGATGTTCTCCTTCCAGGGGGCCCTGGGGGTGCTGCCGGGGGGCAAGACTATACAGGAGGGTGCAGGGGTCTACGCCGGCCGGGTTGGGCAGGATGCGGGGGATGCTCCCAAGAGGACCCAGGAGTTCAAGGAGGGCATAGCGAAGCAGCTTCAGGCGCTGGCCAAGGAGCAAGGGCTTCAGGACCAGATGATAGTTCAGATAAACCAAAGGGGTGTTACGGTCTCTCTTTCGGAGCAGTTCCTGTTTGCCCCTGGGAGTGCGGAGCTGAGCCCTTTGGCCAGGAGGCTTCTTTTCAAGGTGGGACAGGTTTTGGTAGGGGTTCGGTACCCCATATCCTTTGAGGGGCACACGGACAACACCCCCTTGGAGGGCGGGCCTTACGGGGACAACTGGGGGCTTTCCGCCGCCAGGGCTGCTTCGGTGGCGTCGTACATGGTTAACCGGGTGGGGCTTTCGGACAGGAACGTCCAGGCGGTGGGTTACGGGTCTTCAAAGCCCTTGGTGCCCAACGACACCCCGGAGCACCGGGCTCTTAACCGGAGGGTGGATCTGGTCATCCTTACGGACAACTCTCTTTGA
- a CDS encoding flagellar basal body-associated FliL family protein → MAKKAVIFVVVGVVVLLLGIGGGVMVGLKFFGSDKPKEKLLPPGPTVSVGNFTINLADPEPHLIQLGVTLEMEDPDSAALLSDSGWISRVKNEIILTVKDRRYDELKSSEGAQILAQDLRGRLNSLLPRTKKGDKVPVRQVLFDQFMLQ, encoded by the coding sequence ATGGCTAAGAAGGCGGTTATTTTCGTGGTGGTTGGGGTGGTGGTCCTGCTCCTCGGCATAGGCGGAGGGGTTATGGTGGGGCTTAAGTTCTTCGGATCCGACAAGCCCAAGGAGAAGCTCTTGCCCCCGGGGCCTACCGTGTCGGTGGGCAACTTCACCATAAACCTGGCGGATCCGGAGCCTCATCTGATACAGCTTGGGGTCACCCTGGAGATGGAGGACCCGGATTCGGCGGCCCTTTTGTCCGACTCGGGGTGGATCTCCAGGGTTAAGAACGAGATAATCTTGACCGTGAAGGATCGGCGTTACGACGAGCTCAAGAGCTCCGAAGGGGCACAGATACTGGCACAGGACCTTAGGGGGCGGCTCAACTCGCTGTTGCCCAGGACGAAGAAGGGCGACAAGGTGCCGGTAAGACAGGTTCTCTTCGATCAGTTCATGTTGCAGTAG
- a CDS encoding motility protein A has protein sequence MDLGTLIGFLLALILVIGGILAGGDPGAFIDAPSLLITGGGTLGAAIMANPLERTKALPKILRKAFFNDPIDLPGLIQTLVSFAEKARREGLLALEEDAAQLDDPFLKKSIQLVVDGTDPELVKSILDTEIGLLEERHGAGKAMFDIMAELAPAFGMLGTLIGLIVMLGHLDDPDALGPGMATALITTFYGSFIANVICIPTSKKLAYRSSQEILSRELMVEGILAIQAGENPRIVEEKLKVFLPPDLRAKMEAEKEQEQGG, from the coding sequence GTGGATCTTGGAACTTTAATAGGTTTTCTTCTGGCCCTTATACTGGTCATAGGGGGGATACTGGCGGGGGGCGACCCCGGGGCGTTCATAGACGCCCCATCGCTGCTCATAACCGGGGGTGGTACCCTTGGGGCGGCGATAATGGCCAACCCTCTTGAGAGGACCAAGGCGCTTCCTAAGATCCTGAGGAAGGCGTTCTTCAACGATCCCATAGATCTTCCCGGCCTCATCCAGACCCTGGTGAGTTTTGCCGAGAAAGCCAGGAGGGAGGGGCTTTTGGCCCTGGAGGAGGACGCGGCGCAGCTGGACGATCCCTTCCTTAAGAAGTCCATCCAGTTGGTGGTGGACGGAACGGATCCGGAGTTGGTGAAGTCCATCTTGGACACCGAGATAGGGTTGTTGGAGGAGCGTCACGGGGCCGGCAAGGCCATGTTCGACATAATGGCGGAGCTTGCCCCTGCCTTTGGCATGTTGGGGACCCTGATAGGCCTTATAGTCATGTTGGGTCACCTGGACGATCCGGACGCGTTGGGGCCCGGCATGGCCACGGCGCTCATAACCACCTTCTACGGTTCTTTCATAGCCAACGTCATATGTATTCCCACGTCGAAGAAGCTGGCCTATAGATCCAGTCAGGAGATACTGTCCCGGGAGTTGATGGTGGAGGGGATACTGGCCATCCAGGCGGGGGAGAACCCCCGCATAGTGGAGGAGAAGCTCAAGGTATTCCTGCCCCCGGATCTTAGGGCCAAGATGGAGGCGGAGAAGGAGCAGGAGCAGGGGGGGTGA
- a CDS encoding response regulator: protein MGTRVLIVDDAAFMRMMLKDILTKNGFEVVGEAENGKVAVQMYTELKPDVVTMDITMPEMDGLAAVKEIKQQDPNAKVVMVSAMGQQAMVIEAIRAGAADFIVKPFQPDRVLEALSKALS, encoded by the coding sequence ATGGGAACCAGGGTTCTTATAGTAGATGACGCAGCCTTCATGAGGATGATGTTGAAGGACATCCTTACCAAGAATGGCTTCGAGGTGGTGGGGGAGGCCGAGAACGGTAAGGTGGCGGTTCAGATGTACACGGAGCTCAAGCCCGACGTGGTAACCATGGACATAACCATGCCGGAGATGGATGGCCTGGCGGCGGTGAAGGAGATAAAGCAGCAGGACCCCAACGCCAAGGTGGTGATGGTGAGCGCCATGGGCCAGCAGGCCATGGTCATAGAGGCCATAAGGGCTGGGGCTGCGGACTTCATAGTCAAACCCTTCCAGCCAGATCGGGTGCTGGAGGCCCTGAGCAAGGCCCTCTCCTGA